In Miscanthus floridulus cultivar M001 chromosome 5, ASM1932011v1, whole genome shotgun sequence, one genomic interval encodes:
- the LOC136455313 gene encoding caffeoylshikimate esterase-like: MLSSLVDHQSEDIKYEEEFIVNSRGNKLFTCRWTPQNCQPKAMIFICHGIAAECSISMRDTAARLVQAGYGVYRIDHEGHGRSSGSRCYIPNFGDIIADCSNHFTSICEKPENRLKKRLLYGISMGGSVAFLLHKKAPDYWDGAILLAPMCKISDDMRPHPIVVSALTMICAVAPSWKIIPTPDIIDKVCKDPEMRKQVRSNPYIYRGKLPLKTCHELLMVSLDIEKNLNQVTMPFLVLHGGDDIVTDPSVSKLLFEKASSKDKTFKLYPGMWHALTAELPDDVERVYFDIITWLEERAICTASVSSATSRV; the protein is encoded by the exons ATGTTAAGTTCACTAGTT GATCACCAAAGCGAGGATATTAAGTACGAAGAG GAGTTCATTGTGAATTCCCGGGGCAACAAGCTGTTCACTTGCAGATGGACACCACAGAATTGCCAGCCAAAAGCTATGATCTTCATCTGTCATG GAATTGCAGCAGAGTGTAGCATATCAATGAGGG ATACCGCGGCTCGATTGGTGCAGGCAGGATATGGTGTTTACAGGATAGATCATGAGGGACATGGCAGATCATCTGGAAGCAGGTGCTACATACCAAACTTTGGCGACATCATCGCAGATTGCTCCAATCATTTCACAAGTATCTGCG AGAAACCAGAGAATAGATTGAAGAAGAGGCTCCTGTACGGCATTTCCATGGGCGGAAGCGTGGCTTTTCTCCTCCATAAGAAGGCACCGGACTACTGGGACGGCGCCATCTTGCTTGCTCCTATGTGCAAG ATCTCTGATGACATGAGGCCTCACCCGATAGTGGTCAGCGCTCTGACGATGATCTGTGCTGTTGCGCCTAGTTGGAAGATCATACCCACACCTGATATTATTGACAAAGTCTGCAAAGATCCAGAGATGAGAAAACAG GTTCGTTCCAATCCATATATATACAGAGGAAAGCTCCCCCTGAAAACTTGTCATGAGCTCCTGATGGTCAGCCTAGACATTGAGAAGAACTTGAATCAG GTGACGATGCCATTCCTGGTCCTGCACGGTGGAGACGACATCGTGACCGATCCTTCAGTCAGCAAGCTGCTATTCGAGAAAGCATCGAGCAAGGACAAAACCTTCAAGCTCTACCCTGGGATGTGGCATGCGCTGACAGCTGAACTCCCTGACGACGTTGAGCGTGTGTACTTTGACATTATCACTTGGCTAGAGGAAAGGGCGATTTGTACAGCTAGTGTTTCTAGTGCCACGTCACGTGTCTAA
- the LOC136453511 gene encoding caffeoylshikimate esterase-like produces MAQYRDNIKYEEDFFVNSRGNRLFTCSWTPRKSESRALIFICHGYGGECSISMGDTAARLVHRGYAVHGIDHEGHGKSSGSKGYISSFSDVVGDCSDHFKSVCEKQENRLKKRFLYGFSMGGAVVLQLHRKDTLYWDGAVLLAPFCKMFDNMRPHPIIVSALKMISTVAPSWRVIPATDMIDKVCKDPQFKKEIRSNPYMYKGNLALQTGHELLSVGLDIEKNLHEVSLPFLVLHGNDDVVADPSGSKLLHERASSRDKTLKLYPGMWHVLMGERPEDVERIFADVISWLDDRVGATATVPGGTTNPLDS; encoded by the exons ATG GCTCAGTACAGAGATAATATCAAGTATGAAGAG GACTTCTTTGTGAATTCACGAGGAAACAGGCTCTTCACCTGCAGTTGGACGCCGAGGAAATCGGAGAGCAGAGCTTTGATCTTTATCTGCCACG GGTACGGAGGTGAGTGCAGCATATCCATGGGAG ACACGGCTGCTCGATTAGTACACCGTGGATACGCTGTTCACGGAATCGACCACGAGGGCCATGGCAAATCTTCAGGCTCGAAAGGCTACATATCGAGCTTCAGCGACGTCGTCGGAGACTGCTCTGACCATTTCAAGAGTGTCTGTG AGAAACAGGAGAACAGGCTAAAGAAGAGGTTCCTCTACGGCTTCTCCATGGGAGGAGCCGTGGTGCTTCAGCTCCATAGGAAGGACACTCTCTATTGGGACGGTGCCGTGTTGCTTGCCCCTTTTTGCAAG ATGTTCGATAACATGCGTCCTCACCCGATCATCGTCAGCGCACTGAAGATGATCAGCACCGTTGCTCCCAGCTGGAGAGTCATCCCTGCCACAGACATGATTGACAAAGTCTGCAAAGATCCCCAGTTCAAGAAAGAG ATCCGTTCCAACCCGTACATGTACAAAGGAAACCTCGCACTGCAAACAGGCCACGAACTCCTCTCCGTCGGCCTAGACATCGAGAAGAACCTGCACGAG GTCTCGTTGCCGTTCCTGGTCCTGCACGGCAACGACGACGTCGTCGCTGATCCTTCTGGGAGCAAGCTCCTGCACGAGAGGGCGTCGAGCAGGGACAAGACACTGAAGCTGTATCCCGGGATGTGGCACGTGCTCATGGGCGAACGGCCGGAGGACGTCGAGCGCATTTTCGCCGACGTGATCTCGTGGCTCGACGACAGGGTGGGCGCTACAGCTACCGTCCCCGGCGGCACGACAAATCCTCTTGACTCATGA